In Streptomyces sp. NBC_01707, a genomic segment contains:
- a CDS encoding LysE family translocator: MITLAAIGGVALVELGMALTPGPNMIHLASRAITQGRRAGLVSLSGTAMGFVCYLLAAAAGLSALFAAVPVAFTVVKLAGAAYLGYLAWGMLKPGGRSPFAPAQDLPPVSDARLFSMGLLTNLLNPKIALMYAALLPQFLDPQAGPAWGQLLQLGGVQIIVGISVNALIMLSAARVSGFLAARPRAMTAQRFTAGGLLGAFALRTALSRTPVSS, translated from the coding sequence GTGATCACTCTGGCGGCAATCGGAGGAGTGGCCCTGGTCGAACTGGGCATGGCCCTGACTCCGGGACCGAACATGATCCACCTCGCCTCCCGCGCGATCACCCAAGGCCGCAGGGCGGGCCTGGTCAGCCTCAGTGGGACCGCTATGGGATTCGTGTGCTATCTGCTGGCCGCGGCTGCTGGACTGTCCGCGTTGTTCGCCGCCGTGCCGGTGGCGTTCACGGTGGTCAAGCTTGCTGGGGCCGCCTACCTGGGCTACCTCGCGTGGGGCATGCTCAAGCCCGGGGGCCGCTCGCCCTTCGCTCCGGCCCAGGACCTGCCTCCGGTCTCCGACGCCCGCCTGTTCTCGATGGGGCTGCTGACCAACCTACTCAACCCCAAGATCGCGCTTATGTATGCCGCCCTACTGCCCCAGTTCTTGGACCCGCAGGCAGGTCCGGCCTGGGGACAACTGCTCCAACTCGGTGGTGTGCAGATCATCGTGGGGATCTCCGTGAACGCTCTGATCATGCTGAGCGCAGCACGGGTGTCGGGGTTTCTGGCCGCCCGGCCCCGCGCCATGACCGCACAGCGGTTCACGGCAGGTGGTTTGCTCGGAGCCTTCGCGCTGCGCACCGCCCTGTCCCGCACTCCTGTCTCCAGCTGA
- a CDS encoding cytochrome P450, translating into MSTAPQVSDILSPEFATDPYAAYAAMREKEPLIWHEATQSYIISRYDDVERVFKDKQSEFTTDNYNWQLEPVHGKTILQLSGREHAVRRALVAPAFRGSDLQEKFLPVIERNSRELIDAFRHSGAADIVSDYATRFPVNVIADMLGLDKADHARFHRWYTTVIAFLGNLSGDAEVTDAGERTRVEFAEYMIPIIRERRDNLGDDLLSSLCAAEVDGVRMSDEDIKAFCSLLLAAGGETTDKAIASILANLLQHPEQLAAVREDRSLIAAAFAETLRYTPPVHMIMRQSATDVEVSGGTIPQGATVTCLIGAANRDERRYREPDRFDIFRDDLTTTSAFSAAADHLAFALGRHFCVGALLAKAEVEIGVNQLLDAMPDLRLADGFDPREHGVFTRGPQSLPVRFTPVTG; encoded by the coding sequence GTGTCCACTGCCCCCCAGGTGTCCGACATCCTCTCGCCCGAGTTCGCGACGGATCCCTATGCCGCATACGCGGCGATGCGCGAGAAGGAACCGCTGATCTGGCACGAGGCCACGCAGAGTTACATCATCTCCCGCTACGACGACGTCGAACGAGTCTTCAAGGACAAACAGTCCGAGTTCACCACCGACAACTACAACTGGCAGCTGGAGCCCGTCCACGGCAAGACGATCCTTCAGCTCAGCGGCCGGGAACACGCGGTGCGCCGCGCGCTCGTCGCGCCCGCGTTCCGCGGCAGCGACCTCCAGGAGAAGTTCCTGCCCGTCATCGAGCGCAACTCGCGTGAACTCATCGATGCCTTCCGGCACTCCGGCGCGGCCGACATCGTCAGCGACTACGCGACCCGGTTTCCGGTCAACGTCATCGCGGACATGCTGGGTCTGGACAAGGCCGACCACGCGCGGTTCCACCGCTGGTACACCACGGTGATCGCGTTCCTCGGCAACCTCTCCGGAGATGCCGAGGTGACCGATGCCGGCGAGCGCACGCGTGTGGAGTTCGCCGAGTACATGATCCCGATCATCCGCGAGCGGCGTGACAACCTCGGTGACGACCTGCTGTCGAGCCTGTGTGCCGCCGAGGTCGACGGCGTCCGAATGAGCGACGAGGACATCAAGGCGTTCTGCAGCCTTCTGCTGGCCGCCGGGGGTGAGACCACCGACAAGGCGATCGCCAGCATCCTGGCCAACCTGCTGCAGCACCCTGAGCAACTTGCCGCGGTCCGTGAGGACCGGAGCCTGATAGCCGCTGCCTTCGCGGAGACCCTTCGCTACACCCCGCCGGTCCACATGATCATGAGGCAGTCGGCCACCGACGTCGAGGTCAGCGGCGGCACCATCCCGCAGGGCGCCACGGTGACCTGCCTCATCGGAGCCGCCAACCGGGACGAGCGCCGCTACCGTGAGCCCGACCGGTTCGACATCTTCCGGGACGACCTCACCACCACCTCGGCGTTCTCGGCCGCGGCCGACCATCTGGCCTTCGCGCTCGGCCGGCACTTCTGCGTCGGCGCGCTGCTGGCCAAGGCAGAGGTCGAAATCGGTGTGAACCAGCTGCTCGACGCCATGCCCGACCTCCGTCTCGCCGACGGCTTCGACCCGCGTGAACACGGCGTCTTCACCCGCGGCCCGCAGTCGCTGCCGGTGCGTTTCACCCCGGTCACCGGCTGA